In Candidatus Epulonipiscium viviparus, one DNA window encodes the following:
- a CDS encoding aldose epimerase family protein, with the protein MKINDKEVEVITLTNENNMSVEILNLGGIITKIMVPDKNGKLENVVLGYEDYQEYGKNQGYLGTLIGRTSGRIGGANFVLDGITYKLPENNNGNCLHGGIYGFDKKIWAIENLENNSVTLSLVSPDGEEGFPGEVHVSVIYTLAEDNSLSITYTGQTDKKTLLNLTNHSYFNLSGDAKTDVLNHELTLKSKLVAEGDEFLIPTGNLIDVNEVAAFDFRTPKKIGKDIDDPALALASGYDHPFILEKGEGLKKDCVVMTCQESGRKMTMDTTYDAVVIYTSNFPNHKKLIGGNSFEARDGICFEAQQLPIGRDDCNKCDSILKSDQEYNHTTIYRFSNI; encoded by the coding sequence ATGAAGATAAATGATAAAGAGGTTGAAGTGATTACCTTAACTAATGAAAACAATATGAGTGTAGAAATATTGAACTTAGGTGGAATTATAACCAAAATTATGGTGCCAGATAAAAATGGAAAACTGGAAAACGTTGTTCTAGGATATGAAGATTACCAAGAATATGGAAAAAATCAAGGATATCTTGGAACATTGATTGGCAGAACCAGTGGGAGAATTGGTGGGGCAAATTTTGTGCTAGATGGAATAACATATAAATTGCCTGAAAATAATAATGGAAACTGTTTGCATGGAGGAATTTACGGATTTGATAAAAAGATTTGGGCAATCGAAAACCTAGAAAACAACAGTGTAACATTGAGTTTGGTAAGTCCAGATGGAGAAGAAGGCTTTCCGGGAGAAGTTCATGTTAGCGTCATTTATACATTGGCAGAAGACAATTCACTGTCTATTACGTATACCGGACAAACCGATAAAAAAACTTTATTAAATCTTACAAATCATAGCTATTTTAATTTATCTGGCGATGCAAAGACAGACGTGTTAAATCATGAACTGACGCTAAAGTCCAAGTTGGTTGCAGAAGGCGATGAGTTTTTGATTCCAACGGGAAATTTGATAGATGTAAATGAGGTGGCAGCATTTGATTTTAGAACACCCAAAAAAATCGGAAAAGATATAGATGATCCAGCGTTGGCTTTAGCTTCGGGATACGATCATCCATTTATATTGGAAAAGGGAGAGGGTCTCAAAAAAGATTGCGTTGTTATGACATGTCAAGAAAGTGGCAGAAAGATGACAATGGATACCACCTATGATGCGGTAGTTATTTATACGTCTAATTTTCCAAATCACAAAAAGCTAATAGGCGGCAATTCGTTTGAAGCCCGCGATGGTATTTGTTTCGAAGCTCAGCAGTTACCAATCGGAAGAGATGACTGCAACAAATGTGATAGCATCCTAAAGAGCGACCAAGAGTATAATCACACAACTATATATAGATTTAGCAATATCTAA
- the murQ gene encoding N-acetylmuramic acid 6-phosphate etherase yields MEIKQLNLAGLTTEANNQDTINIDSVSTLELVKLINAQDRLVAQAVGKEADKIATAVEYITDAFKKGGRLFYFGAGTSGRLGVLDASECTPTFGTDPEMVQGYIAGGDAALRNPVEGAEDSFIDGVNIVEKLAITEKDVVVGITASGRTKYVLGAISAANKLGCVTVGVCNNANSELHSVTKITIAPDVGPEVVQGSTRMKSGTSQKLVLNMLTTGSMIKLGKVYKNYMVDMKPSNEKLLDRAVRLVMQTTGCEQSIAMSTLSQCNFHVKIAIVMIMLSCDRDKAVELLENSGGYVRSAIEE; encoded by the coding sequence ATGGAAATTAAACAATTAAATTTGGCTGGGCTAACAACAGAAGCTAACAATCAAGATACGATAAATATCGATTCTGTCTCAACACTAGAACTAGTGAAGCTGATTAATGCGCAAGATAGGTTGGTGGCGCAAGCTGTAGGAAAAGAAGCCGATAAGATTGCGACAGCAGTTGAGTATATTACAGATGCGTTTAAAAAAGGTGGCAGGTTATTTTATTTTGGTGCGGGCACCAGCGGAAGGTTAGGCGTGTTGGATGCGTCGGAATGTACGCCAACTTTTGGTACCGATCCAGAAATGGTTCAGGGTTATATAGCTGGAGGAGACGCCGCATTGAGAAATCCTGTAGAAGGCGCCGAAGATAGCTTTATCGATGGAGTTAATATAGTTGAAAAACTGGCCATTACCGAAAAGGATGTAGTTGTAGGCATTACTGCAAGTGGGCGCACAAAATACGTATTGGGTGCAATTTCTGCTGCAAACAAATTAGGATGCGTAACAGTTGGTGTATGCAACAATGCGAATTCGGAGTTACATTCGGTAACAAAAATTACTATTGCACCAGATGTTGGCCCAGAAGTAGTTCAAGGTTCCACAAGAATGAAATCTGGAACGTCGCAAAAGCTGGTACTGAATATGTTAACAACGGGAAGCATGATTAAACTGGGAAAAGTGTATAAAAATTATATGGTGGATATGAAGCCAAGTAACGAAAAATTATTAGATAGGGCAGTGAGGCTGGTGATGCAAACAACAGGTTGCGAGCAGAGCATCGCGATGTCCACGCTAAGCCAATGTAACTTTCATGTTAAGATTGCTATCGTAATGATTATGTTAAGCTGTGATAGAGATAAAGCTGTAGAGTTATTGGAAAATTCTGGAGGATATGTGCGGTCTGCGATAGAAGAGTAG
- a CDS encoding ABC transporter ATP-binding protein, which produces MSLMELKNVNMIFPSGKKENVIGAVVDANLTIDEGEIIAVIGESGSGKTTLGKVIVGVHKPTSGQVLYKGKDVTKLTGANYKDYRLGVQMVHQDSFAALNPNKTIFQSLSIPLYEHKIVKGSKDAAQMLMEYLVEVGLTPPEQFLEKYPHQLSGGQRQRILLARALSMKPKLIVADEPVSMVDVSLRISLLDLMTRMNQKYKISFIYITHDLGTARYIASHGRIVVMYLGRQVEIGQIQETIENPKHPYTYALVSAVPEADPDRRSNFADSLPLKSLDMPSLLNLPTGCKFNPRCPNADKLCEMEEPRLLEYSEEDLKEKGKVKCHHTKEILRARSKSSFMD; this is translated from the coding sequence ATGTCATTAATGGAACTGAAAAATGTCAATATGATTTTCCCGAGTGGCAAAAAAGAAAATGTTATTGGGGCAGTGGTAGATGCAAATCTCACGATAGACGAAGGCGAAATCATTGCAGTAATAGGAGAAAGCGGAAGCGGAAAGACAACGTTAGGCAAAGTGATTGTAGGGGTTCATAAACCAACTAGCGGACAAGTTTTATATAAGGGTAAAGACGTAACAAAATTAACTGGTGCAAATTATAAGGACTATAGACTGGGAGTTCAGATGGTCCATCAAGATTCGTTTGCGGCATTAAATCCCAACAAAACAATTTTTCAGTCGCTTTCGATTCCGCTATACGAACATAAGATTGTGAAGGGCAGTAAAGATGCCGCGCAGATGCTGATGGAGTATTTAGTTGAAGTGGGGTTAACTCCCCCAGAACAATTTTTGGAAAAATATCCGCATCAACTTAGTGGTGGGCAGCGACAGAGAATATTGCTTGCAAGGGCATTATCAATGAAGCCCAAGCTGATAGTTGCAGATGAGCCGGTCTCTATGGTAGATGTGTCACTTAGAATTTCGCTTCTAGATCTAATGACGAGAATGAACCAAAAATATAAAATCTCATTTATATATATAACGCACGACTTGGGCACCGCCAGATATATCGCATCACATGGGCGTATCGTAGTTATGTATTTGGGAAGACAGGTGGAAATAGGTCAAATTCAGGAAACAATAGAAAATCCAAAGCATCCATACACATATGCCTTGGTTAGCGCAGTGCCAGAAGCGGATCCTGATAGGCGTTCAAATTTTGCGGATAGTTTACCACTAAAGTCGCTAGATATGCCAAGCTTGTTGAATTTGCCAACTGGCTGTAAATTTAACCCTAGGTGCCCAAATGCAGATAAATTATGTGAAATGGAGGAACCGCGGTTGCTAGAATATAGCGAAGAGGATCTAAAAGAGAAGGGAAAAGTAAAATGCCACCACACCAAAGAAATATTAAGAGCCAGATCGAAAAGCTCATTTATGGATTGA
- a CDS encoding ABC transporter permease, giving the protein MEENLDNARQVNFHRENGFKSFIRIMWNNKMSRIGLIILTAFLLIAICGPIFLSPPKSDYLNRLQAPSWQHWLGTDFAGKDTLKQLILGARDVLLVAAYAAMFSLFFACTIGILSGLLGGKIDAFLMMITSIVLTIPSFPVTMILSMVIEIQNQLTFGLVLSLWSWAGLAKAIRSQVLLIKHKDFIEASQIMGLSKWTIITNDIMPNIVSYIAVNFIVIMKGAILASVGLMYLGLVPFQGNHWGMMIQISLSQTGALLGSSSMIYFLSPVISIVIFQFGAYMFATGLDDALNPRLRN; this is encoded by the coding sequence ATGGAAGAGAATTTGGATAATGCTCGGCAAGTGAATTTTCATCGTGAAAATGGCTTTAAAAGTTTCATTAGAATTATGTGGAATAATAAGATGTCGCGAATTGGACTGATCATTTTAACTGCGTTTTTGCTTATAGCGATATGTGGACCAATCTTTTTGTCACCACCTAAATCTGATTATCTAAATCGACTGCAAGCACCGTCGTGGCAACATTGGTTGGGTACAGACTTCGCAGGGAAAGATACGCTAAAGCAGCTGATTTTGGGGGCGAGAGATGTTTTGCTAGTTGCTGCATATGCGGCAATGTTTTCGCTATTCTTTGCTTGTACGATAGGAATTTTGTCGGGGTTGCTAGGCGGAAAAATAGATGCGTTTTTGATGATGATTACTAGCATAGTGTTAACAATACCCAGTTTTCCGGTAACAATGATTTTGTCGATGGTAATAGAAATACAAAATCAATTAACGTTTGGATTGGTATTGAGCTTGTGGTCGTGGGCAGGTTTGGCAAAAGCAATTCGGTCTCAGGTGTTGCTAATTAAGCATAAGGATTTTATAGAGGCAAGTCAAATAATGGGCCTAAGCAAATGGACAATCATAACGAATGACATAATGCCAAACATAGTATCGTATATAGCGGTAAACTTTATCGTAATTATGAAGGGCGCCATATTGGCAAGTGTGGGGCTTATGTATTTGGGGTTAGTGCCGTTTCAGGGAAACCATTGGGGAATGATGATACAGATTTCGCTATCTCAAACAGGTGCGCTTCTTGGGTCGAGTTCAATGATCTATTTTTTGTCTCCGGTTATCAGTATAGTGATATTTCAGTTTGGGGCGTATATGTTTGCAACGGGGCTAGATGACGCGTTAAATCCAAGATTGAGAAATTGA
- a CDS encoding GNAT family N-acetyltransferase: MKLRNKNIGKFEYIIEELTNENLEKVVKLYNNIIKEDKLVYKILSTTDFEEHFVDETQYKKYNYVVMDQEKCIGFVNGIVANEIGFVTFVAVDPEYRRAGIGRAMVEHLEAAEVEEGIKRFEISFFNPINLDWNIPGYAAYDHPNTQGVDVSTEAYIFFKNLRYRDVICQNTYLKSLVDFEYSPEVVQNIQDLNERGITIGYLDLQRHKGIKELFDNLKNELWREGIMNAIDPVLVILDGDKVCGFAGPLRVQMSGRGFFIGIGIHSDYRKMGAGKVLFSSLCKSLKDEGATFMSLFTGDNNPARNIYESVEFKIVKNWQVMRKEMREREMR, encoded by the coding sequence ATGAAATTGAGAAATAAGAACATAGGAAAATTTGAATATATTATAGAAGAGTTAACTAATGAAAATTTGGAAAAAGTAGTTAAATTATATAATAACATAATCAAGGAAGATAAATTGGTTTATAAAATATTATCAACAACAGATTTTGAAGAACATTTTGTAGATGAAACCCAATATAAAAAATATAACTATGTAGTAATGGATCAAGAAAAGTGCATTGGATTTGTAAATGGAATTGTTGCAAACGAGATAGGCTTCGTAACGTTTGTGGCGGTGGACCCAGAGTATCGCCGCGCCGGGATCGGAAGGGCAATGGTTGAGCATTTGGAAGCCGCCGAAGTAGAAGAGGGAATTAAGCGCTTTGAAATCAGCTTCTTTAACCCAATTAATTTGGATTGGAATATTCCGGGATATGCCGCGTATGACCATCCCAATACACAAGGTGTGGATGTATCAACGGAAGCTTATATTTTCTTTAAAAATTTGAGATATCGAGATGTTATTTGTCAAAACACATATCTTAAAAGTTTGGTAGATTTTGAATATTCTCCAGAGGTTGTACAAAACATTCAAGATCTAAATGAACGTGGAATTACTATAGGGTATCTAGACCTGCAGCGACATAAAGGAATCAAAGAACTCTTTGATAATCTCAAAAATGAATTGTGGCGAGAAGGCATAATGAATGCGATCGATCCGGTATTGGTAATTTTGGACGGAGATAAAGTTTGTGGCTTTGCAGGGCCTTTGAGAGTTCAAATGAGTGGAAGAGGATTTTTTATTGGCATCGGCATTCATTCGGATTATAGAAAAATGGGCGCAGGAAAAGTTTTGTTTAGCTCGTTGTGTAAAAGCCTAAAAGATGAAGGTGCAACGTTTATGTCATTGTTTACGGGCGATAACAATCCTGCTAGAAACATTTATGAATCGGTCGAATTCAAAATTGTAAAAAATTGGCAAGTAATGCGCAAAGAGATGCGAGAGAGGGAAATGCGATGA
- a CDS encoding ABC transporter permease → MKKIGLALFTMMISLIIVFIVIQFMPGDPVDILAQEMVRTEALPYDLAYERAIAQLNYDPSEPIWERFIDYIVGIFTGNLGISMAYKKPVTEIVAGALPWTMLILSISLLFSFTIGILLGIYIAWKRKKTLNVVVTVYQSIFGSIPDYIVAYILVFIFAVSLGWLPSKGAYSSDVVVGFNAPFILDILQHAVLPVLAYFVTTVSTWIVAMKANALMILGEDYITYAEVRGLPKRRILIHYLGRNAILPMVTSLAVSFGLMFGGSPLIENLFLYPGVGFYLSVAISRRDFPLMQGMFLVIIVMVVVSSLLAEFLYTILNPRLRGQ, encoded by the coding sequence ATGAAAAAAATAGGATTGGCTCTTTTTACAATGATGATATCGTTGATTATTGTGTTCATTGTGATTCAGTTTATGCCTGGAGATCCGGTAGATATTCTTGCACAAGAAATGGTTCGAACAGAAGCGCTTCCATATGATTTAGCATATGAAAGGGCTATTGCTCAATTAAATTATGATCCATCTGAGCCCATATGGGAAAGATTTATAGATTATATTGTTGGAATTTTTACGGGAAATTTGGGAATTTCGATGGCATATAAAAAGCCTGTCACCGAAATCGTTGCAGGAGCATTGCCGTGGACTATGTTAATATTAAGTATATCACTTCTATTTTCATTTACAATCGGAATATTGCTAGGCATATATATCGCTTGGAAGCGCAAAAAGACTTTGAATGTGGTAGTAACCGTATATCAATCAATTTTTGGTTCAATTCCAGACTATATCGTGGCATATATTTTAGTATTTATCTTTGCAGTCTCGCTCGGGTGGCTGCCATCTAAAGGAGCATACAGCTCAGACGTTGTAGTTGGTTTTAACGCACCGTTTATTTTGGATATTCTTCAACATGCAGTATTGCCAGTGCTTGCCTATTTTGTAACAACAGTATCTACCTGGATTGTTGCTATGAAAGCAAACGCGTTGATGATATTAGGTGAAGACTATATCACATATGCAGAAGTTCGGGGGCTGCCCAAAAGGCGAATACTCATTCATTATTTAGGGAGAAACGCAATCTTGCCTATGGTAACAAGTCTTGCCGTATCATTCGGGTTGATGTTTGGTGGATCTCCTTTAATCGAAAATTTGTTTCTGTATCCGGGTGTTGGATTTTATTTGAGTGTGGCGATCAGCAGGCGCGATTTTCCGCTAATGCAAGGAATGTTTTTGGTTATCATTGTTATGGTTGTGGTTTCTAGTTTGCTTGCAGAATTTTTGTATACGATTTTAAATCCAAGGTTAAGAGGGCAATAA
- a CDS encoding N-acetylglucosamine kinase: MVLGVDGGNTKTDYFLFTNDGKLVSHIRAGTCSHERLADSFNGSFRVIREHIDRLLKQSSVDYSEVEVGVFGLAGVDTKSQREALQEKLSRLNINKIIVDNDGFLGIKAASDDGTGVCSINGTGTVTVGIDSQGNRLQVGGIGDIVGDDAGGAFITRLAIRCAYSSVFRCGQKTEFTQRVLKLLQCSDEKLELLDAISDLYKRPIVHLPFIQLMFEYAEAGDAVAVKAIDHIAYELACSVAGCIGKLKFEDRAKVILAGSVWVRPKSDVLRDTFKKYVTKLTNIKIEYITLVVPPGIGAILWALEEQCGKSLNKHIRDNIIREMERIYGN; the protein is encoded by the coding sequence GTGGTATTAGGGGTAGACGGTGGAAACACCAAAACGGATTATTTTTTGTTCACCAATGATGGAAAGTTGGTATCACATATTAGAGCTGGCACGTGTTCTCACGAAAGACTTGCTGATAGCTTTAATGGTTCGTTTAGAGTTATACGAGAGCATATAGACCGCCTGCTTAAGCAATCTAGTGTGGATTATAGCGAAGTAGAAGTGGGAGTTTTTGGATTGGCGGGAGTTGATACCAAAAGTCAGCGTGAGGCACTTCAAGAAAAATTATCTAGGCTAAATATAAATAAAATAATTGTTGATAACGATGGTTTTTTGGGAATAAAGGCCGCTAGCGATGATGGAACAGGAGTTTGTTCTATTAACGGAACTGGTACGGTAACTGTAGGAATTGATTCGCAAGGAAATAGACTACAAGTAGGAGGCATTGGAGACATTGTAGGAGATGACGCAGGAGGAGCATTTATTACACGTCTGGCAATACGATGCGCATATAGCAGTGTGTTTAGATGCGGACAAAAGACGGAGTTTACGCAACGGGTGCTTAAGTTACTGCAATGTAGTGATGAAAAGCTGGAGCTTCTAGATGCTATTTCAGATTTATATAAGAGGCCGATAGTGCACTTGCCGTTTATTCAGTTGATGTTTGAGTATGCAGAAGCGGGAGATGCTGTTGCGGTAAAAGCGATAGATCACATAGCTTATGAGCTTGCTTGTTCGGTAGCTGGATGCATTGGCAAATTGAAGTTTGAAGATCGAGCAAAGGTGATTTTGGCCGGGTCTGTGTGGGTTAGACCAAAGTCAGATGTCCTAAGAGACACATTTAAGAAATATGTAACTAAATTAACCAATATAAAAATCGAATATATAACTTTAGTTGTACCACCCGGAATAGGAGCGATTTTGTGGGCCCTAGAAGAGCAATGCGGAAAATCGTTAAACAAACACATAAGGGATAATATTATTAGAGAAATGGAGCGCATTTATGGAAATTAA
- a CDS encoding ABC transporter ATP-binding protein — MEPILEITNLCIDFKTPSGLLRACDGVTINIYKGDIVGIIGESGSGKSTMAAGILQTIKPPGKIADGKILYHAPDGEVVDLLQLGAKGYQKFRWSKIATVFQAAQNVLNPSLLVREHFLETAWAHNPKIEEREIVAKAKTILAQVRLEERVLDSYPHQLSGGMKQRTIIALSLLLEPDIIILDEPTTALDVITQWYIIDILKKIHHEREITMIFLTHDVSIIGSIVDRIAVMYAGQLVEYGKVEDVFKVPKHPYTYGLMHAIPSLKDDISKRRAIPGYPPNMLKLPNICRFAPRCPVYLEDGCGGNKELTDFMYETPTGQISRCYKWEEVNTLCH; from the coding sequence ATGGAACCAATCTTAGAAATTACAAATTTATGTATTGATTTTAAAACGCCCAGTGGTTTGTTGCGTGCTTGCGATGGCGTTACCATAAATATTTATAAGGGCGACATTGTAGGCATAATCGGAGAAAGCGGCAGTGGTAAGTCGACTATGGCCGCAGGCATACTCCAAACTATTAAGCCTCCAGGAAAAATAGCAGATGGCAAAATTTTATATCATGCTCCAGATGGTGAAGTAGTCGATCTGCTGCAATTAGGAGCGAAAGGTTATCAAAAGTTTAGATGGAGTAAAATTGCAACGGTGTTTCAAGCGGCGCAAAATGTGCTTAACCCCTCTTTGTTAGTTCGAGAACATTTTTTAGAAACAGCTTGGGCTCACAATCCAAAGATAGAAGAGCGAGAGATTGTGGCAAAAGCCAAAACGATCTTAGCGCAAGTTCGTTTGGAAGAACGCGTATTGGATAGCTATCCGCATCAACTTAGCGGTGGGATGAAGCAACGAACGATTATTGCTTTGAGTTTGCTACTGGAGCCAGACATTATAATATTGGATGAGCCGACCACTGCCTTGGATGTTATAACTCAGTGGTATATCATCGATATTCTAAAAAAGATTCATCACGAACGAGAAATTACAATGATCTTTTTGACGCATGACGTATCTATCATTGGGTCCATTGTAGATCGAATTGCTGTTATGTATGCTGGGCAATTGGTAGAATATGGGAAAGTAGAAGACGTATTTAAGGTACCAAAACATCCGTATACCTATGGACTGATGCACGCAATCCCCTCGCTAAAAGATGATATAAGCAAACGGCGAGCAATACCAGGATATCCGCCCAATATGTTAAAGTTGCCGAACATCTGCAGGTTTGCTCCACGTTGCCCAGTGTATTTAGAAGATGGATGCGGTGGAAATAAGGAGCTGACAGATTTTATGTATGAGACACCCACGGGGCAAATATCGAGATGCTATAAATGGGAAGAGGTAAATACGCTATGTCATTAA
- a CDS encoding PIG-L deacetylase family protein, which yields MRTIMAIGGHVGDMELTAGGVLASAAVRGDKIVTVALTGGERGNPPDKTVSEYRTQKIEEANQFAKELGGEAVIFKYTDGELPDNEEVRWELCDTIRKYKPNVLITHWKNSMHKDHSLTHQIVNAAQFYAGLASIERALPPHWAAGPYYAENWEDPTDFKPYVYVEVTEEGYQLWEKAINHHWFALHSPSYPYKEYYSNLKRIRGIDARKKYAEAFNIQEREKRIIRNEL from the coding sequence ATGAGAACTATAATGGCTATTGGCGGACATGTTGGTGATATGGAATTAACTGCAGGCGGCGTACTTGCTAGCGCGGCTGTAAGAGGAGACAAAATTGTAACGGTGGCTTTAACTGGTGGAGAAAGAGGAAATCCGCCAGATAAAACAGTATCAGAATATAGAACTCAAAAAATAGAAGAGGCAAATCAGTTTGCAAAAGAGTTGGGTGGAGAAGCTGTAATATTTAAATATACCGACGGCGAGTTGCCAGATAATGAAGAAGTGCGCTGGGAACTGTGTGATACGATTCGTAAATATAAGCCCAACGTATTAATTACGCATTGGAAAAATAGTATGCACAAAGATCATTCTCTAACTCATCAAATTGTAAACGCGGCGCAGTTTTATGCCGGGTTAGCATCCATAGAAAGAGCGTTGCCCCCACATTGGGCGGCAGGACCATACTATGCAGAGAATTGGGAAGACCCAACCGATTTTAAGCCGTATGTATATGTGGAAGTGACAGAAGAGGGCTATCAATTGTGGGAAAAAGCAATAAACCACCACTGGTTTGCACTTCATTCGCCGTCATATCCATATAAAGAATATTACTCTAACCTGAAGCGCATTCGCGGAATTGATGCCAGAAAGAAATACGCAGAAGCATTTAATATACAAGAGCGAGAAAAACGAATTATTCGCAATGAGTTATAA
- a CDS encoding ABC transporter substrate-binding protein: protein MKKVKALLISMMMILSGCAASDDRDDVVVLENTQFKLESTGAIDKEKVLTTLIDIQPPPAFNGNPYDAAGINWSIQPLVYDYLCEFSPFPERMFKTSLLESFKLDGTHLTMTLKEDLKWSDGSPLTAADVMTNYYLNVGRSAFWTYATELKKIDDRTIEVDYVTESPLLLNITFALPIMSPASVYGEYAEAYKDIALNYRELNPETGNYKFTAEGAALLADANNKMLAYKPNIRDVIASGPYIMTNATTAEVIFEENPHYRVDVAIDKIRGLRPGSAEAFATSILEGQYTIENGGLSPDMSRQVDKRFRDTLRKIYVPEISQIGYVFNEAKYPVNIPEVRKAISMATNRDILIQISEPGSFLSDQYNTGLTPSMIETYADPQFLSTLTDYSYNPAAAEAMLTSIGWSRDDKGKWINEKGEHVEIEIATINSWPTFMLTAEAMSTMLSEFGFKIKYAPMESGTVWTYLNGPNHTIGGVFLGGAGTYAHPWEAFSNILNSPRIGLPEVPKGEDRIIFSPTTEKEYNVTKMLKELFAAMTPEETQAITHEFMQLNNELCLFMPLVEKAAPLRVYDVTLSLPEAVPNEVQKSFYYFGPLNLMIAKMLRGGEIFFVE from the coding sequence ATGAAAAAAGTGAAAGCATTATTGATAAGTATGATGATGATTTTATCAGGATGCGCTGCGAGTGACGACAGAGACGATGTAGTTGTATTAGAAAATACACAGTTTAAGTTGGAATCAACAGGCGCAATTGATAAGGAAAAAGTGTTAACAACATTGATAGATATTCAGCCCCCACCAGCTTTTAATGGAAACCCATATGATGCTGCAGGAATAAATTGGTCGATTCAGCCATTAGTCTATGATTATCTTTGTGAATTTTCGCCATTTCCAGAGAGAATGTTCAAAACGAGTTTGCTGGAGAGCTTCAAATTGGATGGGACTCATTTGACGATGACATTAAAGGAAGATCTAAAATGGAGTGACGGATCTCCACTTACCGCGGCTGACGTGATGACAAACTATTATTTGAATGTTGGCAGAAGCGCATTTTGGACTTACGCAACGGAGCTAAAGAAAATTGATGATAGAACTATAGAAGTAGATTATGTAACTGAAAGCCCCTTGCTCCTTAATATTACTTTTGCCTTGCCAATTATGTCCCCAGCATCGGTCTATGGAGAATATGCAGAAGCGTATAAGGATATTGCACTCAATTATCGTGAGTTAAATCCAGAAACTGGAAACTACAAATTTACGGCAGAGGGCGCCGCGTTGCTTGCAGATGCAAATAACAAGATGCTGGCATATAAGCCAAACATTCGAGATGTAATTGCTTCTGGGCCATATATCATGACTAATGCGACAACGGCGGAGGTGATATTTGAAGAGAATCCGCATTACAGAGTTGACGTTGCCATAGACAAAATACGAGGACTGCGTCCAGGAAGCGCAGAGGCATTTGCGACCTCCATATTAGAAGGGCAGTATACTATCGAAAATGGAGGATTGTCGCCAGATATGTCGAGGCAAGTGGATAAACGATTTAGAGATACTTTGCGTAAAATTTATGTACCAGAGATTTCGCAAATTGGCTACGTCTTTAATGAGGCCAAATATCCTGTGAATATTCCAGAAGTACGAAAAGCAATATCTATGGCAACAAATAGAGATATCCTAATTCAAATTTCAGAGCCCGGAAGCTTTTTGAGTGATCAGTACAACACAGGGCTAACTCCAAGCATGATTGAAACATATGCAGATCCCCAATTTTTAAGCACGCTAACCGATTATTCATACAATCCAGCAGCGGCAGAGGCAATGCTAACGTCAATCGGCTGGAGTCGCGATGATAAGGGCAAATGGATAAACGAAAAAGGCGAGCATGTGGAGATAGAAATCGCAACAATCAACTCGTGGCCAACTTTTATGCTTACTGCAGAAGCAATGTCTACGATGTTGTCAGAGTTTGGCTTTAAAATTAAGTATGCGCCAATGGAGAGCGGTACAGTTTGGACATATTTAAACGGACCAAATCACACCATTGGAGGCGTATTTTTGGGAGGTGCCGGAACGTATGCACATCCGTGGGAAGCGTTTAGTAATATTTTGAACTCACCTAGAATAGGGCTTCCGGAAGTGCCTAAAGGTGAGGATCGTATAATATTTTCGCCTACTACAGAAAAAGAATACAATGTTACGAAGATGCTAAAAGAGCTTTTTGCCGCAATGACTCCAGAAGAAACTCAAGCAATAACGCATGAATTCATGCAGTTGAACAATGAGCTGTGTTTGTTTATGCCATTGGTAGAAAAAGCGGCGCCGTTGCGAGTGTATGACGTAACATTAAGTTTGCCAGAAGCTGTTCCAAATGAAGTGCAAAAAAGCTTTTATTACTTTGGCCCATTAAATTTAATGATTGCCAAAATGCTTCGTGGTGGAGAAATATTTTTTGTAGAATAA